Proteins from a single region of Phalacrocorax carbo chromosome 25, bPhaCar2.1, whole genome shotgun sequence:
- the LOC135317335 gene encoding feather keratin Cos1-1/Cos1-3/Cos2-1-like: MSCYDQCQPCQPCSPCGPTPLANSCNEPCVRQCQNSIVVIEPSPVVVTLPGPILSSFPQSTVVGSSTSAAVGSILSCDGVPISSGGFDLSCITNRYCGSRCRPC; this comes from the coding sequence ATGTCCTGCTACGAccagtgccagccctgccagccctgctcgccctgcggcccgaccccgctggccaacagctgcaatgagccctgtgtcaggcagtgccagaacTCCATCGTCGTCATCGAGCCCTCccccgtggtggtgaccctgcccggccccatcctcagctccttcccacagagcaccGTGGTGGGCTCCTCCACCTCCGCTGCTGTTGGCAGCATCCTGAGCTGTGATggagtgcccatctcctccgggGGCTTTGACCTCTCCTGCATTACGAACCGCTACTGTGGCAGCAGATGTCGACCCTGCTAA